A genomic region of Rhodococcus oxybenzonivorans contains the following coding sequences:
- a CDS encoding LLM class flavin-dependent oxidoreductase, which yields MSSSRRQLVLNVNVLDVGIAPGAWTLDDVHTHSFVDLDHFTRIAQIAERGTLDAFFLADGPGFWENPRVKPTRALEPSVILAAVATATEHLGLIGTASTTFNDPRDLAERFLSLDYLSGGRVAWNVVTTYSPTAAANFGFEQIPGRDYRYRRAEAFVGVVTALWESARSGVPVSHHSEFFDVDGVLRVPPSEQGQPPLIQAGGSPAGRDLAGRTAHGVFSAELTLDAGRRHYKHVKDVARAAGRNPDDVKILPGLITVIGSTEAEAVARHEQLRTHVPAKFGWDRLSLTLGVPLAELDLDQPIPASLLDGPPDPATFAGSLGFRESVVGLARERSLTVAQLLRELDGGGGHRAVIGTPGQVADTIEAWFRAEAADGFNLMPDAFPSGLDTFVDEVVPLLRKRGLFRHEYAEKTLRERFAVPLPEYGAARSA from the coding sequence GTGAGTAGCTCCCGCCGCCAACTGGTGCTCAACGTGAACGTCCTCGACGTGGGAATCGCCCCCGGCGCGTGGACACTCGACGACGTGCACACGCACTCGTTCGTCGATCTCGACCACTTCACCAGGATCGCGCAGATCGCCGAACGTGGCACCCTTGACGCGTTCTTCCTCGCCGACGGTCCCGGCTTCTGGGAGAACCCCCGGGTGAAGCCGACCCGGGCGCTGGAACCGTCGGTGATCCTGGCGGCCGTGGCGACGGCGACGGAGCACCTGGGCCTGATCGGGACCGCCTCCACCACGTTCAACGACCCGCGCGATCTCGCCGAACGCTTCCTGTCCCTCGACTACCTCAGCGGCGGCCGGGTGGCGTGGAATGTGGTCACCACGTATTCGCCGACGGCCGCAGCCAATTTCGGATTCGAGCAGATTCCGGGCCGCGACTACCGCTATCGCCGTGCCGAGGCCTTCGTCGGTGTGGTGACCGCGCTGTGGGAGAGCGCCCGGAGCGGTGTCCCGGTGTCGCATCACAGCGAGTTCTTCGACGTCGACGGCGTGCTGCGGGTGCCGCCGTCGGAGCAGGGGCAGCCGCCGCTCATCCAGGCGGGCGGGTCACCCGCCGGGCGTGACCTCGCCGGCCGCACCGCACACGGCGTGTTCTCCGCGGAGCTGACGCTCGACGCCGGACGTAGGCATTACAAGCACGTCAAGGATGTCGCGCGTGCAGCCGGCCGCAACCCCGACGATGTGAAGATCCTGCCCGGGCTGATCACGGTCATCGGCTCGACCGAAGCGGAGGCGGTCGCTCGCCACGAACAACTTCGCACTCACGTCCCCGCGAAGTTCGGCTGGGACCGGCTGAGCCTGACCCTCGGAGTCCCGCTGGCGGAACTCGACCTCGACCAGCCGATCCCGGCATCGCTGCTGGACGGACCGCCTGACCCGGCGACGTTCGCGGGTTCCCTCGGGTTCCGCGAATCCGTGGTCGGGCTCGCGCGTGAGCGGAGTCTGACTGTGGCCCAGCTCCTTCGCGAGTTGGACGGCGGTGGTGGGCACCGCGCCGTGATCGGCACACCGGGACAGGTGGCCGACACCATCGAGGCGTGGTTCCGCGCCGAGGCGGCCGACGGATTCAACCTGATGCCGGACGCGTTCCCGTCCGGACTCGACACCTTCGTCGACGAAGTGGTGCCCCTGCTCCGCAAGCGGGGACTCTTCCGCCACGAATACGCGGAGAAGACCCTGCGTGAGCGTTTCGCGGTGCCGCTTCCCGAGTACGGCGCCGCACGCTCGGCCTGA
- a CDS encoding TauD/TfdA dioxygenase family protein, producing the protein MTLTTAAPADSDRTADTALEVRPVAGHIGAEISGIDLRKELADNEVAQIRDALHRHKVLFFRDQEIGHAEQIAFSRKFGDVTPSHPYDDEAPKGFPQILAVDSRKYEKRFGRKKYSYDNKWHTDVTALINPPAGTILRAHIVPEQAGDTQWTNLVAAYQGLPDSLKGLVDGLRAEHRFGGRHPQWAEDSSYAQKTRENPLVTEHPVVRVHPVTGERALFVTPGFTSRIVGVSPSQSDRLLDLLFAEVTNPAYTVRFRWAPGSLAFWDNRATAHLAPTDLDHLDVTRVLYRTTLEGDVPVGPDGKESTSIAGAAFRGEK; encoded by the coding sequence ATGACACTCACCACCGCTGCACCCGCCGACTCGGATCGGACCGCCGACACCGCACTAGAGGTTCGTCCCGTCGCCGGGCACATCGGCGCCGAGATCTCCGGAATCGACCTCCGGAAAGAACTGGCCGACAACGAGGTAGCGCAGATCCGCGACGCCCTGCACCGCCACAAGGTCCTGTTCTTCCGCGACCAGGAGATCGGGCACGCCGAACAGATCGCATTCTCGCGAAAATTCGGTGACGTGACGCCGTCGCATCCGTACGACGACGAAGCCCCCAAGGGTTTCCCGCAGATCCTCGCCGTCGACAGCCGCAAGTACGAGAAGCGCTTCGGGCGCAAGAAATACAGCTACGACAACAAGTGGCACACCGATGTCACCGCGCTGATCAACCCACCTGCCGGCACGATCCTGCGCGCGCACATCGTCCCGGAGCAGGCTGGCGACACCCAGTGGACGAACCTCGTCGCCGCATACCAGGGTCTGCCGGACTCGCTGAAGGGCCTCGTCGACGGACTCCGCGCCGAGCACCGGTTCGGCGGACGGCACCCGCAGTGGGCCGAGGACAGCAGCTACGCCCAGAAGACGCGGGAGAACCCCCTGGTCACCGAACACCCGGTGGTCCGTGTGCACCCGGTGACGGGGGAGCGGGCACTGTTCGTCACACCCGGTTTCACCAGCCGGATCGTCGGGGTCTCGCCGTCGCAGAGCGATCGCCTGCTGGACCTGCTGTTCGCTGAGGTGACGAATCCCGCGTACACGGTGCGCTTCCGCTGGGCGCCGGGCAGCCTCGCGTTCTGGGACAACCGTGCCACCGCCCACCTCGCGCCCACCGACCTCGACCACCTCGACGTCACCCGCGTCCTGTACCGCACCACCCTCGAGGGCGACGTTCCCGTCGGCCCCGACGGCAAGGAGTCCACGTCCATCGCCGGTGCGGCGTTCCGCGGCGAGAAGTAG
- a CDS encoding NADPH-dependent F420 reductase, translating into MCPRGIIRRCPWLGQAAVATYRGTRRRGTRDMRIGIIGAGQIGGTLTRRLTALGHDVRVSNSRTPDTLADLEAETGAKAVLNTEAAEGADLVIVSIPQKNVVDLPADILAGAGDGAPVIETNNYYPQQRDGLISAIEDGQVESEWVQEHLGVPVFKAFNGIWWKHLLEKGLPEGASGRIALPVAGDDALQKQVVFDLINQLGFDPVDAGTVEDSWRQQPGTPVYGKIFDREATLKALAQATPERTDEWRAVTQ; encoded by the coding sequence ATGTGCCCACGCGGAATCATCCGACGGTGTCCGTGGTTGGGGCAAGCAGCAGTCGCGACGTATCGCGGCACTCGACGAAGGGGCACAAGAGATATGCGCATCGGAATCATCGGAGCTGGTCAGATCGGTGGCACGCTGACACGGAGGCTGACTGCGCTCGGTCACGATGTGCGCGTGTCGAACTCTCGGACACCCGACACCCTCGCCGACCTCGAGGCGGAGACCGGCGCAAAGGCGGTACTGAACACCGAAGCCGCCGAGGGTGCGGACCTGGTGATCGTGAGCATCCCGCAGAAGAACGTCGTGGACCTTCCCGCCGACATCCTCGCGGGCGCGGGCGATGGTGCTCCGGTGATCGAGACCAACAACTACTACCCGCAGCAGCGAGACGGCTTGATCTCCGCCATCGAAGACGGTCAGGTAGAAAGTGAATGGGTGCAAGAACACCTCGGCGTGCCGGTGTTCAAGGCATTCAACGGAATTTGGTGGAAGCACCTTCTCGAGAAGGGCCTACCGGAAGGGGCGAGCGGCCGGATCGCGCTCCCCGTCGCCGGCGACGACGCACTGCAGAAGCAGGTGGTATTCGATCTGATCAATCAGCTAGGCTTTGACCCTGTCGACGCGGGCACAGTCGAAGATTCCTGGCGTCAGCAGCCGGGAACCCCGGTCTACGGCAAGATTTTTGATCGGGAAGCGACGTTGAAGGCACTGGCGCAGGCAACGCCTGAGCGCACAGACGAGTGGCGTGCTGTGACGCAGTGA